From the genome of Amyelois transitella isolate CPQ chromosome 22, ilAmyTran1.1, whole genome shotgun sequence:
tttaaatatttgtagacATGCAGGTCGCTAGTCGGTAATAActacataatggcctcttaaatgcttgtgcatttttgacacggtattgacataatttgtacagtgtgtacatatattattttatctttatttatttgacgaaatattcgtattgaattgttaagttttacattcattcatgttttttaatgtagacaatgtgcattcgtccacgatttagatttaagagatctacatttataaattgacgtccggtgaaaacgCTGCAGTTTAGTtggttccgccgcttcttctacacatgcgctttggaagcggtagtagttataattagatttaagtgatatgacgtcaataagtgatacctccttgtatccaattttgaaaataaatcaattcttTCTAATAATCGGCATTAGACTCTCACCTGGCCGCTAGTGATGGTTTTGTACGCCACTTGCAAGATGAGCCACGTCCACACTAAATGCAGACAGAGTAGAAGGCACAGGAGTGAGTTGAAGATGTAGTACGCGGCGAACATCGGTAGAAGCGACGGGGCGCGGATCAGAGTgctggaataaaaaaatagttatgtAACTACATTAGTTTCATTGCTAACCAATGCTGTTACAGTTGCCTGAATCTGAACCTTCACATTCAGGCAAGtggatgtgtgaccatgatccaatatgtgttgtgTTTCTCTGCAAAGGTTGAGGCGGTGATgcgagagtcgcttcgtgtaaaaacctgacttacgaaattacaaatttatatacattagaCCAAAAGGTAACTTATCAATAAAAGCGATCTCTTCCAGATAATTTTTgaagtatagatatagatattatGAAGAATTTCTTTAGAGCATCGGTGGTCGAACCGATGAGGTTAAAAGTCGTAATGCGCATAAAGGctcaggttcaaatcccacttcGGCATGTACAAATGACTATTCgaaattatgtacttacattagtttcaatacTAACCCATGCTTTTACGTTGAGGGAAAACACTgagaggaaacctgcacattcaggcaattggatggtgtaaccatgatcgatccaatacggattacctgcaaaggttgcggaggtcagacgggaatcgcACTCCGAGCTTCTCTCTAGAGTTTTAGAAATGCAACCGCGACTAAAGtcaagaggaagaagattataaagaatttttcgTAACAATTACCTCCACAGAATGTAGAAGGGGTATATTCCTAAACGCGTGATTATCCACAGCACTGTGAACACTGCGAACAGCGCGTCGCATAGTTTCTGGTAGTTCGCGTACTTTGCTGCTTTTGCCGCCTGGAACAgtcgaaaatttaattaaatccaATTGGGagagaaaaatttataaacgcGTGTaccgtgtgatttccggcactttgaaatagaatcactccatatcttcccacggatgtcgtagaaacgactaagggatatgactaagggataggctaagaaacttgggattcttcttataagcgattggctagcaaccactcactatgtgaatctctattccatgaacatggtctttcagttttttttcaagactaccccgcaagggatatagaagtacATAAGTAGattcaagattatttatttgtaaaacatgtATTGCAGATGAAGAAGCATATTGTTGTGACTGAACATGTTTGGCCATACggcatacaaaatatattatttattaagtatatccctaagtcgccttttactacattcatgggaaacataccaagtgattctattctaaaatgcagGGGACCACACGTCACAAACAATAGGAAAAGGtaacaatacatattatacatagaAACAATACTCGTATACACCACCTCCAAAGCTATATCGGCGCAATCATGCGACAACAACACCAAGGTTCCGATTCTGTGCATGTTGCACACCCAACTGAAGGAGAGCAAGGCGATGGCAGCGATGTGGTGCACGAACATCTGCCAGAAGTCTTTGCGGCGCACGTCCCAGAACTGGGATATGGTCAGGGACCAGTAGAACGCCGAGGAGATCATGTAGTACCACCACACGTCGTTGGTGACGCCCTGGATGATTGAAATAgtaaatcatcatcatcaatcatatagtcatgtctatatgccttgcgacagagccaacagttttgaaaagattgacaggctacgttcagctgtttggcttaacgatagaattgagattcatatagtggctgctagcccatcgcctaaaagaggaatccatAGTTTATTAGCTtgtgccttagtcgccttttacgacatccatgggacgagatagagtggtcctattcttttttttattggcgccgggaaccacacacaaaaaatatataaatttaaataaatttatatgaatatgtacgggaaaaattacacagaatgAGTAACGATTTATATCAATGTAAATCGACTGACGATCGGCTGGCACGAATGAAACACACCAAGCCTAAATAGCACCATTAAAAAGCAATTGAGTTAAATTAGATACTACATATTAAATTGGAATTAAATATGGGTTTCAATCTGTTGATGAATTCAAGTAGACTGGCTGGCTATTGATTATTAACTGTTTCTTTTCGTGTCAGTAGGGAACATACTTCTTATAATCAAATACAATTATAACTAGAATTTGTCAAACGACTtttacttgaaaatactatttataaatttaggacGTGGGTAAATGAAAGGAATACGGTATCATCAGAAACTCTAATTTAAGTGCCTGTAAGTGGCATGGTCATAGAACACTTAGCGTCTGAACCTATTATCTAAGAAGAGAAAAAGTGCGCCGTGCTCACCCTAAAATTCAGAATTTAACTAGAAAAAATCTATGTTCGCTAAAATTTGGGTCCAGCCCAGAAAAATCCCTCCTGGCAAATATAGTAGCTGAATGAATGCTAATAACGATTACTACTTACATGATGCGGGTAACCGATATAGCAATGGTCTATATCCCAGAGCCACACCTTGTCCCACAATATGAACAATCCGTACGAGAAACTGTACAAATAGAAGAGGCATCTCCAAGCGTTCTCGCAGAACTTCACTAGAGTTGAAGGCTTATCTTGACTGCGACGGTGGCGCCACCAGCGCTCCACTTGTCGCTCACTCAGGTCTAACTGCTTCGCTAGGGCTGTTATctgaaaaacaataatttgatAATGTTCAAGAATAAAgtaagaaagttttaaaataaaattcatagtGTTAGTGAAATTATATGAGGATAGAAGTTCTAAAGTTTATGAACAATATCTACAGTAATAATGTAACCTATAAATATgaggatataaatataaataaatatatacgggacaaattacactgattgaattagcctcgaagtaagttctagacttgtgttacgagatactaactcaacgatactatattttataataaatacttatatagataaacatccaagacccaggccaatcagaaaatgttcttttctcatcatgccctggccgggattcgaacccgggacctccgatgccacagacaagcgtactaccgctgcgccacagaggccgtcaatatacGATCATCGATTCTTCAGAACTTATATACAATATCACGATATAAGTTctgaagtttataaataaatctatagtGTCAGTAAtagtatattaaattaagtagCACATAAGTTATCTAATCTATCTATTCCAAAACCACATATCAGAGTAATTATTCCTATGAGTGAAATAAGCAACTGAGTTTACTCGTGTTTAATTTGTGTAGGTATTTGTAAAGAAAGAACACCAtatatacatgaaataaacaaatgcaATTTATTAGCTGCAATGTGATTTTTGTGATAAACTACAAAACAGATCTAATTAATgctaaattgataaaataaatacaataactaTACTGTAGTAAAAATGCGTTAGTTGGAGTTACCAAGAACTCATAAAACATTGTTATTAAGAtacattgtaaatttattaacaaaaaatgcctttttttaaattgttttttactaATGCTTTTACTACTGCACTAATTAAGAAGACAATTTATCTCCATAAAAATTTGTCCTTTGCTGGTCCGACCACCATCAATTTTTATACAGatatctttttcttcttccgTAACTGGTTACGAACCTATAGTTTCGTAACCGGCTGAAGAGTTGCATCCCTCGTAACGGATTCGAATAGACCATATTTATAaggatttttatgattttttttttcttaattaataaaaacatataataacttaagtagaactacgagtataatatatttctaatttcatcattaaaacaACCAGTTAAATATAACTTTCGAGTCGTGTGACTATTTGCTCTTTATACTGAAGAATGAAAACGGGATATGTgtgttttagttaaaaaacaaaatgaaaacagAAGTGGTTAAAACAGGGAAACGTATTTAGATAATCGCGTAAATGTTCGTCCCACATCGGTGATATAGCTTATGAAGCTTATTGATAACACATATTTTGTATCATATTATCTGTGTGACTCATACGTTAGTCATGTTGatgaaatgattaaaataatcatgcaaactattattaaatattttggtgATTCAGAAATATTGATAACTGATCCCTAGTCAACAATTATTCATTAGGTTAGACTaagaataaaaagataatatacgtaaaaaataaatatttgacaagCAAAAGTTAAAGGGCCCAAGAGTGACCCTTGAGGTGCTCTACAAGTTAAACCAAAAGACAGGAGAACAAAATGTTAGCAGGTCAGTATCTACACCTTGGTAATGGTATTTGGAtatgtatagaaataaaatgggaccactccatctctttcccttggatctcgtaaaaggccagTAAGGGATATGcatatatacttgggattcctcttttaggcgatgagcaagcaacctgtcactataatatgaatttcaattccatcattgagccaaacggctgagtgtggcctttcagtctcttggtgactattagctctgtctaccccgcaagagtaTACccgcatagacgtgattatatattatgttttatatatgttacataTAAGAATGCAAATTGAATTAACAGTACTGATGTTAGGTATATAAATCATGTAAAAgtctttattgatttttactgatatttttttcggTTTCAGGCATCGCAAAtatggaaaatgttaaaagttCATGAGTGCTCCTTACACATATACCATAAAagaggaaaattattaataatttcatagGTCTAGATAAAAAAGGTTAAACTGACGTTCATTACTAAGAAAAACTATCTACCAATGTAAGCAGACATTACAATCACTCGAAACACCTTCCAAAATCTACCGTAACATTATTTCGAAAATGGCAATTGTGTGATAATGACGTAATTCTAAAATAGGTCATCTGAACTTAGGCTCAAGGTCTATTTTCGCGTTAGACGATAATTATGTTCCTCAATGAACGCTGATTGTCTTAAATGCCCGTTGTGATTGTTCTGACAGCATGTACCAAGGGTATGTATACAACAaatgttaagaatttaggACGGGGTCACATTAACGGAGGCGCCATTACGCCTTAATTTAAATCTCACAGAGGCTTCTAATATTTCATCTGGTCTACTGACAGATGAAGAAAATGTACGGAGAcagatctcaattctatcattaagccaaacagctgaacgtggccattcagtcagtaatgatagaattgagattcaaatagtgacaggttgctagcccatcgcctaaaagaaggatcccaagtttgtaagcctatctcttagtcgccttttacgatatccatgggaaagagatgaagaggtccttagttttttaaacaacCTTCAAGAGTTCGTTTAATTAGgatctaaatttatttattctattctggGGGGTTTCCAACACCCGTCTGGAAGTCACCTTACAATTGTAAATATCCTTGCTTTGTTTTTCTAATGAattcaatattgaaatatcaTGGGATTTATAATTCCGTTTGGTTATGAATAGTAATATTTGCATTTGACATTTGGCGACCATGTCTTTTGTCAAAAAACAGTTAAAAGCTGCCGGCAACTTGAAATATGTTTTGGAAAGGATGGTCTGAACTGAACAAGCACAAATGACTGATATGCAAGTGCTTGGAATATTATGTCTGTTAATTTGTATGGCTCtgtgaatgaataaataaataaaaaaaatatatgttgcaaataaaaatctctATAATCCAcactaacaataaaaataaaagatgtttttattcaaatcactagatacatagtataaaacaaagtcgctattttagtctgtttgtctgtatgcttaaatctttaaaattacacgcaacggattttgatgcggttttttgtaacaggtagagtgattcaagaggaaggaggaattttatgtataattttttccgaattttgcacccgtgcgaagccggggcgggtcgctagtatataataaactcATAAATTACTGGAAATATTctcacgaaatttggcacagataaaTGTAGAATAGGCATTTCTGTGTAACATAGGCTATGTATTTTCTGGAATtacccacgggagcgaagacCCGTGCAAAAGCTACTATTAAAATAGAGGCATGCAAATAAAACGAAATGATTTAACCGCCTGTTTATAGCATGTggtattaaaacttaaatgatTGTAAAAAGTAATATGCGATAGCAATGAAACATCTGCTGACTAACGGTGACTTAACGCGATAGCTAAGGCTCTTTTAATCTTACTAATATACTAatgagtaataataataaaaaaaatgcgcCATGTGACTTTCGGTAGAGAACAATAGAACCAATCCCAATCATTCCATGGTCGtgaaaaatcaatattattccTGTCGCAGCATCGATTCAAAAAAGGATTAATGGAATCATtaccttaaatttttatttgtttgttatttcgtTTAGCTTTAAACAGTTAATTCTACCTTTTcattatgttgttttgtaaGTAACTCGTAGGTACATAACAGTTTCTCCTCCTCCTCTCCTACTCCTCACTCACCGTAGTAGAATTAAACAACAATTTCACGATAATCTCGACTCTACACATGATCTTAATGGAACAATATCCCTGAATCAacatgtaagtacatagttcTATAAAAAGGCCTTGAGTAAGACTTAACACTACTAGTGTTGTCATATTATGTTGTCGCTGTTATATAAAAGGTGAAAAGAAACGTGAATTATACTGAAcattttcatgactgttgtcGCATTGGAATTATTAGATCACAAATCACGACATGGTTAATTACAATCcattaaatgtaataatgcTGGAAAGAATGAGCGGatgaataacttttgtaaaaagagaaccgccttCCATCGATATTCTCCTTTTTCGAAGTCGGtttaatttctaaaaccttcaccgaaatgtaacaaacactttccagAAAACCGCATCGAAATCGGTGTTGCGAAACGCGAAATAATCGcagacaaacatacttacatacaaacatacaagttAAACTGAGAAcccaactttttttttacggcGGCGGTTAAAAATACTCTTCAAGCAACCGCCTAGAAATGCATTTTTGATGTGATATAGATTTCCAAGTTTGTGTTATTGTTGGCTGCTGTGCTGTTTGGCGCCATCATATTCTATTACGCGTTAATGGCATGGTATATATTGATAgcgctataaataaaatcaaaccgCCGACCGAAGAAGTGGGCGGTTAATGATACATCCATTTTACAAGTACAGGTATTAATAGAATCAGGAATTACGATAAAGAGGTGTTGGTAAGAGGTACGAGtgatgtatgtacgtacatacatacatatagtcacgtctatatcccttgcggggtagacagagtcaacagtcttgaaaagactgttaggccacgttcagctttttggtaTGGTTCCCGGTTGAATCCTAAGCTGGTTGACTTAGCAAATATGCCAAAG
Proteins encoded in this window:
- the LOC106130029 gene encoding ceramide synthase 5 isoform X3, producing the protein MLRSMLEVFWNENVWLPPNTTWEDIAPGPDKAVVYTDYRHLLYPLPLALLLILLRRVLENYWFAPFGKSLGIKNTRPKKASNIPQLEAAYQKSSKIKHKQITALAKQLDLSERQVERWWRHRRSQDKPSTLVKFCENAWRCLFYLYSFSYGLFILWDKVWLWDIDHCYIGYPHHGVTNDVWWYYMISSAFYWSLTISQFWDVRRKDFWQMFVHHIAAIALLSFSWVCNMHRIGTLVLLSHDCADIALEAAKAAKYANYQKLCDALFAVFTVLWIITRLGIYPFYILWSTLIRAPSLLPMFAAYYIFNSLLCLLLCLHLVWTWLILQVAYKTITSGQMEGDIRSSSSELSDSSHSQSNHNTPNRLNNKKET
- the LOC106130029 gene encoding ceramide synthase 5 isoform X2, whose translation is MLRSMLEVFWNENVWLPPNTTWEDIAPGPDKAVVYTDYRHLLYPLPLALLLILLRRVLENYWFAPFGKSLGIKNTRPKKASNIPQLEAAYQKSSKIKHKQFFLKEKITALAKQLDLSERQVERWWRHRRSQDKPSTLVKFCENAWRCLFYLYSFSYGLFILWDKVWLWDIDHCYIGYPHHGVTNDVWWYYMISSAFYWSLTISQFWDVRRKDFWQMFVHHIAAIALLSFSWVCNMHRIGTLVLLSHDCADIALEAAKAAKYANYQKLCDALFAVFTVLWIITRLGIYPFYILWSTLIRAPSLLPMFAAYYIFNSLLCLLLCLHLVWTWLILQVAYKTITSGQMEGDIRSSSSELSDSSHSQSNHNTPNRLNNKK
- the LOC106130029 gene encoding ceramide synthase 5 isoform X1, whose protein sequence is MLRSMLEVFWNENVWLPPNTTWEDIAPGPDKAVVYTDYRHLLYPLPLALLLILLRRVLENYWFAPFGKSLGIKNTRPKKASNIPQLEAAYQKSSKIKHKQFFLKEKITALAKQLDLSERQVERWWRHRRSQDKPSTLVKFCENAWRCLFYLYSFSYGLFILWDKVWLWDIDHCYIGYPHHGVTNDVWWYYMISSAFYWSLTISQFWDVRRKDFWQMFVHHIAAIALLSFSWVCNMHRIGTLVLLSHDCADIALEAAKAAKYANYQKLCDALFAVFTVLWIITRLGIYPFYILWSTLIRAPSLLPMFAAYYIFNSLLCLLLCLHLVWTWLILQVAYKTITSGQMEGDIRSSSSELSDSSHSQSNHNTPNRLNNKKET